ACAATGAGTTTGATTAACTGAAGCATTGGTTAGATCGATCTCTTTTGATCTATGAGCTAGCTGAGCTCACGTTACACTTAGAGCTTAACTTTCATTAGATCTTGTCCAAACACTTGGGTCCACCGCAAGGTTTGAAAGGCCACGTAACTGAGGAGATCCTCCCGCCGCTGCACATCGAGTTTCTTATAGATTTGATCGCGTTGAATATTTCGCTTTGCATCCCATTTCTTGAGGAGGATCCGAACCCCTTCTTCGTAGAGGTCTGCCCGTCGGCTCGGAAAGTCGCCTTATTCCCCAAACACTAAGCACAGCAGGGTTAAGAGGAGCGGACTACTCGCCAGTTCCCAAATAGGTTCGCTCTCCTCTAGTCGTTGAATAAATCGAGTCGCTTTGGGGAGATCCTCCTTGGCTCGGAACCAGTTTTCAACAAAGGTGGTGATTTGGTCATGGTCAAAATCGGCGATTTCGACTTCTGTAAAGCGTTCAAAAGTGTACTCCTTTTCCTGCACTTCATCGAGCCCATCCAAGAGCACTAATGCGCGTCCCATGGCCAGGAGTTTTTCCACGTATGGCCAGATATTTGAGAAAGGTGGTTTTGCCTGCACCGGGTTTGCCGAGAACGATTAGCCCTCGCATCATGCCACAGTAATCCTGAATCAGCGGATGGATTGCGTCACGGAGTTGCTGAACCAGTAGATCTATGGTTTAAATTGATAGTTTTACTGTTACTTAAACTTATTGGTTGAATTATTTGCACTGTTGGTTTAACCGTTAGTTTTAACGTTGTTTACATACTGTCAGGTGGTTGTGTATTGCTAGATGGTTGCATGTTGCTAGATGGTTACATATTGCTAGATCCATATTGTTCGCCCCATACCATGTCCGATGACCTTCGTTGTCTTTTTGGGAAAGTCTTTGCTATCGAAGAGTTGGTATAGGGCTATGTTGGATCTAGGAATTTTTGACCTGTGCGCCGTGGCTGCGGGGATCGTCCTGAGTCGATTTTGTAGCCGCAGCGGGTGGTTTATAGTCACTAGTCTGACCAATGCCAGCTTGCAGGTAGGGCAGCGGCTGACCTTCTGATAATGCGACGAGGTTAGCTTCCATCACACCCTTGGGTTGCTCGCCGATCGCCTCAGCAACGGCATCCCCTTGATCACTGAGGTAAACAAAATGGGGAATGCCATCGACTTTATAGTGAACGATTTCCGGCAGCCACTTGTCGTTATCTACGTTCAGCATGACAAAGTTGACGCGATCGCCGTATTCCGTTTTTAATGCTTGCAAATCCCCGGCCATGGCCTGACAACTTGTGCACCAATTGGCATAGAATTCCACCAGCGTTGGTTTGTGATTACTCAAGGCAACTTCGTAGGAAATTGCGGTTTTGGCCATGCCATCGAGGGAAGCTGGGGTGGTATTCGATCGTAATCCCAGAGCGACCAGGGTCGAGAGGACGATCGCTACGATCGCAACTATAATATTGCGTAGTTTGCTCCCGGTGTTGGTTTCAGAGGGTGTACTAGTCATAATCCTTCCAGAGTTTGCGCTAAGCCTTTCCATTGCCCAGTTTAGCTGACGACGGAAAGCATCGCCCGGTTTATCCCAAAATGGAGATCGTGGTTGTGGAAGAATCTCGTCGCTCCGGGTTGCCCCAGCGTTTTATTTCTACGTTCTGTTTCTACAATAGAGACAACTGACTCCAGTCAGGTCTGACCCCGCCGACCTATCCAAAACTACTGTGAAAAAACGAGTCACCCTTACGTTCCCTCGTCGTTATGTTCAGATGCCAGTTACCTATCGTCTGGCGAAGGATTTCAACGTTGCCGCTAATATTATTCGGGCGCAGGTGGCTCCGAACCAGGTGGGCAAGTTGGTCGTGGAGCTATCTGGAGATATTGATGCCCTGGATGCCGCGATCGACTGGATGCGCACACAGGAGATTACCGTTTCCTTTGCGAGCAAGGAAATCACGATCGATGAGGATGCCTGTGTTCACTGTGGTTTGTGTACGGGGGTGTGTCCGACCGAAGCGTTAACGTTAGATTCACAAACCTATTTGTTAACCTTTACGCGATCGCGTTGTATTGTCTGTGAACAATGTATTCCGACCTGTCCCGTTCAAGCAATTTCCACTAACTTCTAATGAGTCTATAACGGGTTACTCGAGTCACGATAAATTATTTTTGAAATTTTCTTTTAATATGGCTTTCAGTGATTTGTATGGATAGATCGCCTACGATTAAAATTGTGTTGTTTTAAATTGTAGAACTGCCATGAAGCACATTGTGATTGGAGTCCTGATTGTGATAGCTAGCTTGGGCTGGGTCGATCGTGCGTTGGCGGAAAGCTTGAGCGATCGGGTGGTAACCTTTCCCCAATGGCAGCACTTGCCCACCGTTCAAGCCCCCGATCGGGAAATTGCCTTTCCCCAGTGGATCGCTGGAACGTGGCATGTCAAAAGTACGCTGGTGGACTTAGCTGCGCCCCTCGCGCCGGACATTGTGACGCCGGGGTTTGAAGGGAACCGGGCGTCGCTCAATCAACCGATCGAATTTGATGTGCGGTTTGTTGAGCAATCAGTGATCAAGACAACCGGCCCAATTCCATCAACGGCAAATCAAATTGTGGTCGATCGGGCCTTTAATGGATTAAATATTGCTCGGGCTTATCTGGGAGATAACTTTGTGAAATCAGTGACGGTCAACCCCAAATCTCCCAATGAACAACGCACGCTGTTACAGGGCGATCGGGACTTAATTTCCCGCATCACGGGCCGCAATACCGAGCAACCCAATTCTGAAGAATTCATTACGACAGAACTCTTTCAGCAAATTTTTCGCGGTAGTTCCTCTCCCTACCTCAATCAAGTGGAAACCACCACAGACTATCGCCTTCAGCCTTCAGCCGCGATCCCAGAGACTCCAACGATCGTGGCGGATCAGTTTACAGCGATTTATCTCTCTCCCCAGGATCCCCAATATTTTCGTGCTCGGGAAACCCCCGTTGCCCTCTATCGCTACCGCCTCGAATTATTCCCAGTGACGGCAAAATAGTCGGGTCGATCGCCACGGCTTCCTCGATTTTCTCTGAGATGGCGCAATGGATGACTTAATGAGTTGCGGTTGGGCAATAAACTTACAGGTGATGCTTGCCCAGCCTGGTTTACCAGCTACCTGACTTTAGTGACATATCGCAATGGTTTCCGTATAGATACGTAAACTTTAATATATTTGGTTGTGGAGAGGGCTTGTCCTTTGCTACTCTCTTGCAATAATAGATTTAAATCAAAGCATCGAATTAATTAGTCACATTCTTAGGTAACCAAATTCGCGAGTTATAGGATGGATTGGGAGAGACGAATGGGCTGATGAGGCTCTGTTCCCAGCCGCATAGCTAGGCTAATGAAGGGTTACTTGATGGCGTTCTAATTG
This genomic window from Alkalinema sp. FACHB-956 contains:
- a CDS encoding NIL domain-containing protein, which gives rise to MKKRVTLTFPRRYVQMPVTYRLAKDFNVAANIIRAQVAPNQVGKLVVELSGDIDALDAAIDWMRTQEITVSFASKEITIDEDACVHCGLCTGVCPTEALTLDSQTYLLTFTRSRCIVCEQCIPTCPVQAISTNF
- a CDS encoding thioredoxin family protein produces the protein MTSTPSETNTGSKLRNIIVAIVAIVLSTLVALGLRSNTTPASLDGMAKTAISYEVALSNHKPTLVEFYANWCTSCQAMAGDLQALKTEYGDRVNFVMLNVDNDKWLPEIVHYKVDGIPHFVYLSDQGDAVAEAIGEQPKGVMEANLVALSEGQPLPYLQAGIGQTSDYKPPAAATKSTQDDPRSHGAQVKNS
- a CDS encoding DUF6816 family protein; this translates as MKHIVIGVLIVIASLGWVDRALAESLSDRVVTFPQWQHLPTVQAPDREIAFPQWIAGTWHVKSTLVDLAAPLAPDIVTPGFEGNRASLNQPIEFDVRFVEQSVIKTTGPIPSTANQIVVDRAFNGLNIARAYLGDNFVKSVTVNPKSPNEQRTLLQGDRDLISRITGRNTEQPNSEEFITTELFQQIFRGSSSPYLNQVETTTDYRLQPSAAIPETPTIVADQFTAIYLSPQDPQYFRARETPVALYRYRLELFPVTAK